The following is a genomic window from Mycobacterium parmense.
GGCGCTGATGTCCGCCCGCGCCGACTGCGGCAGCGAACAGTAGGGATGGCGCAGCCACTCGCCGAGGCTCTCCAGCCCGAAAATCGAGTGCGAATACCAGATGAAGCCGAAGATCGTGGTCAACAGGATGGCGCCCAGCGAGATCAGCAGGCGGGTGCGCAGCTCGGTGAGGTGATCGACCAGCGACATCGTCGCGTCGGGGTTGGTGCGGCTACGACGCTGCCGTGGGTTCAGCCGTTTCAGCACGCCGGCAGTGCGCGCTGAAACCTTGAAAGCTTTCACGACGCTCGGTCAGTGAGGCGCGGGCACCGCGAGGGCGATGCCGGGCTAAGCCGGGCGAGCTTCGGTGTGACCCTGCTCCGTTGCGGTCGGCTGTTCGACGCGCTGCGACTGCACGGGCGTGGCCTGGTCGATGGCGGACGAATCGGCTTTGCTCTCACTTTGCATTTCGCGCAACTCGGACTTGAAGATGCGCATCGACTTACCCAACGAACGCGCCGCGTCGGGGAGCTT
Proteins encoded in this region:
- the tatA gene encoding Sec-independent protein translocase subunit TatA; this translates as MGSLSPWHWAILAVVVVLLFGAKKLPDAARSLGKSMRIFKSELREMQSESKADSSAIDQATPVQSQRVEQPTATEQGHTEARPA